One region of Bombus affinis isolate iyBomAffi1 chromosome 5, iyBomAffi1.2, whole genome shotgun sequence genomic DNA includes:
- the LOC126916512 gene encoding zinc finger protein Noc yields MVVLEEGGMLTTGHNQYLQPDYLSPLPTTLDAKKSPLALLAQTCSQIGADSPTKPLISPLDKTPKSMNTGTNAKSPPAAKLERSSTRSSPSDGKSLAFKPYETNVVSKKSTDESRPASKASVHSVSGQESVSVSDTSHTEKKSSGNRTPVGRKSASPATQATATASTTPSTDRKTPADRDKTDGSPRNNNNGTSPIIRSGMEILSGSHTKESNLGAYKPSLPGFSGNPLCCPPGLAENPAFRPPFAGASPFSHHHAAAAALLGYPSSTPTGGNPYLNYARVKTPTGADALIPVCKDPYCTGCQYSMHSAQLMMSTGTCPSGCTQCDHQKYGLAMALSSFGPMAPPSLSYPSTLTGGRPYVCNWIAGDSYCGKRFTTSEELLQHLRSHTSLTGGDHASSSAALLSNPHPHPLLSPSAALHRASGGSYPTPSLSPLSARYHPYGKPPTGPLPASLAASPYSAFNALGPYYSPYAIYGQRIGAAVHP; encoded by the exons ATGGTTGTCCTCGAGGAAGGCGGTATGCTGACTACTGGACACAATCAATATCTACAACCGGATTATCTTTCTCCGCTTCCAACTACG TTGGATGCGAAGAAGAGTCCTTTAGCTTTATTGGCCCAAACATGCAGTCAGATAGGTGCTGATTCTCCAACAAAGCCTTTGATTTCTCCGCTGGATAAAACGCCGAAGAGTATGAATACCGGTACAAACGCAAAATCTCCACCAGCTGCAAAGTTGGAACGGAGTAGTACACGCAGCAGCCCGTCGGACGGGAAATCCTTGGCTTTTAAGCCTTACGAAACTAATGTTGTTTCGAAAAAATCTACTGACGAAAGTAGACCTGCGTCGAAAGCAAGTGTTCACAGTGTTAGTGGTCAAGAGAGTGTAAGTGTGAGTGATACCAGTCACACAGAAAAAAAGTCATCGGGAAATCGTACGCCCGTCGGCCGAAAGTCAGCCTCTCCCGCGACTCAAGCGACAGCGACGGCAAGTACCACTCCATCCACTGATCGGAAGACACCGGCGGATCGAGACAAAACCGATGGATCGCCACGTAATAACAACAATGGTACTAGCCCCATCATTAGATCAGGCATGGAGATTCTTTCTGGCAGTCATACAAAGGAATCGAACTTGGGTGCATATAAGCCTAGTCTTCCGGGATTTTCTGGAAACCCGCTCTGTTGCCCACCCGGATTAGCAGAAAATCCAGCGTTTAGACCACCGTTTGCTGGTGCATCTCCCTTTTCACACCATCACGCTGCAGCAGCAGCTCTTTTGGGTTATCCATCAAGTACTCCGACTGGTGGAAACCCATATCTGAATTACGCTCGTGTCAAGACTCCGACCGGTGCGGATGCCCTAATACCAGTTTGTAAGGATCCTTACTGTACTGGCTGCCAATACAGTATGCACAGCGCGCAGCTAATGATGAGTACTGGAACTTGTCCGAGTGGATGTACACAATGTGATCATCAAAAGTACGGTTTGGCAATGGCATTGTCATCGTTTGGTCCTATGGCTCCACCGTCGCTTTCTTACCCGTCCACATTAACTGGTGGTAGACCATACGTTTGTAATTGGATCGCTGGTGATTCTTATTGTGGAAAGCGATTTACTACATCGGAAGAGCTTCTTCAGCATCTTCGTAGTCACACAAGTTTAACCGGTGGCGATCATGCCTCGTCTTCAGCCGCTTTACTTAGTAATCCACATCCGCATCCTTTGCTCTCGCCGTCGGCAGCTTTACATCGTGCGAGCGGCGGGTCTTACCCGACGCCTTCTTTGAGTCCGTTGAGCGCCAGATATCACCCATACGGAAAGCCACCGACGGGACCTCTTCCAGCCTCGCTCGCCGCATCACCTTATAGCGCTTTCAACGCATTAGGACCTTATTATTCTCCATACGCGATCTACGGCCAGCGAATTGGTGCTGCAGTACATCCTTAA